One genomic window of Cannabis sativa cultivar Pink pepper isolate KNU-18-1 chromosome 2, ASM2916894v1, whole genome shotgun sequence includes the following:
- the LOC115720981 gene encoding uncharacterized protein LOC115720981 — translation MKAAYCAVALECTVKFLVSGGGKPGEKYLNAIDRIWRGRVCQLERSGKKSNLLTVDLKRCWDEVEKAVWDDGVCKKLLGMNTRNEAVRLVLEYLKEAWALMGPSFVEWAAKLSTYERGLARSGAVEGSENEHEVYRVVEMREPVASKLANPGGGLSVSGMLELATELRAREDVMEPGNDQVCDKDVDFAVTFHDSRPSTVVKGTIFLIFIFKEIWICMLVEKLTNKFCFAIVYGYITEIQREKVVTRNKQVVFNKRRRGPVRISEVEDLDTNESENCNSIPTPEVNRVQETLKSSTQELRALVTDPLPEALQVAEGVASDLATKNVSHEHPVESQKETEADAATNASVEQSTRHVQSSDANLDKPSCSHQDNGTQPSLMARNSTAHTYEWDDSIDDDPDTSVKRSKLHLPSPKIKVVSPLKKYAPTKILKRRKVKRWSLLEEDTLRDGVNKYGRGNWKLILNSYSDIFEERTEVDLKDKWRNMTR, via the exons ATGAAAGCTGCTTATTGTGCTGTGGCTTTGGAGTGTACGGTGAAGTTTTTGGTGAGCGGTGGTGGAAAGCCTGGTGAGAAATATTTGAACGCAATTGACCGGATTTGGAGAGGGAGAGTTTGTCAATTGGAGAGGTCTGGGAAGAAGAGTAATTTGTTAACGGTGGATTTGAAGAGGTGTTGGGATGAGGTTGAGAAGGCGGTTTGGGACGATGGTGTATGTAAGAAGCTTTTGGGTATGAATACTCGGAATGAGGCTGTGAGATTGGTTTTGGAGTATTTGAAAGAGGCTTGGGCGTTAATGGGTCCTTCGTTTGTGGAGTGGGCAGCAAAATTGAGCACCTACGAGAGAGGTCTGGCGCGTTCGGGAGCGGTGGAGGGTTCAGAGAATGAACACGAAGTGTATAGAGTGGTCGAAATGCGTGAACCGGTGGCTTCGAAGTTAGCCAATCCTGGTGGAGGGTTGAGTGTTAGCGGTATGCTTGAATTGGCAACTGAGCTCAGGGCCCGGGAAGATGTGATGGAACCGGGTAATGATCAGGTTTGCGATAAAGATGTGGATTTTGCTGTTACTTTCCATGATTCTAGACCTTCCACGGTTGTTAAAGGtaccatttttctcatttttatctTCAAAGAGATATGGATTTGCATGCTTGTAgagaaacttacaaacaa GTTTTGTTTTGCAATTGTTTATGGTTACATTACAGAAATTCAGAGGGAAAAGGTGGTGACCAGAAACAAGCAAGTTGTTTTCAATAAAAGGCGTAGAGGACCAGTCAGGATTAGTGAAGTTGAGGATTTAGACACAAATGAATCCGAAAATTGTAACTCTATCCCAACCCCTGAAGTCAATAGAGTACAAGAAACACTTAAATCTAGTACTCAGGAATTACGAGCGCTCGTGACAGACCCACTTCCTGAAGCATTACAAGTGGCTGAAGGTGTAGCTTCAGACTTGGCAACAAAGAATGTGAGCCATGAGCACCCTGTAGAAAGCCAGAAAGAAACCGAAGCAGATGCAGCAACAAATGCATCTGTTGAACAAAGCACCAGACATGTTCAGTCTAGTGATGCTAATCTTGATAAGCCATCCTGTAGTCATCAGGATAATGGTACTCAACCCAGCTTGATGGCTCGCAATAGTACTGCCCACACATACGAG TGGGATGATTCGATTGATGATGACCCTGATACATCGGTCAAAAGGAGCAAACTTCACCTACCTAGCCCGAAGATAAAGGTTGTTTCTCCACTGAAGAAGTATGCACCTACAAAAATTTTAAAGAGAAGAAAAGTTAAGAGGTGGTCACTGCTGGAGGAAGACACTCTAAGGGATGGCGTGAATAA